The Saccharopolyspora gregorii genomic interval CAGCATCGCCGGCTCGGAATCCGCCACGATGTAGGCGATGCGGCTCGCCGGGTTCCCCGGGTCCAGCGGCAGGTAGGCGGCACCGGCCTTGAGCACCGCCAGCACCGACACCACCAGCTCCGCCGAGCGCGGCAGCGCCAGCGCCACCAGCTGCTCCGGGCCGACGCCGTGGTCGATCAGGCAGTGCGCCAAGCGGTTCGCCCGCGCGTCCAGGTCCGTGTACGTCAGCTGCTCGTCGCCCCAGGTCAGCGCCACCGCTTCCGGGGTGCGGCGGACCTGGTCCTCGAACAGTTCCGGCAGCGTCTTCGCCGACAGGTCGGGGCCGACCGGGCCGCCGTTCCACTCCTCCAGCACCAGCCGCCGCTCGTCGGCGGACAGCAGGTCCAGCTCGCCGACCGCGCCGTCCCCCGCGGCGAACCGGTCCAGGAAGCGCAGGAACCGCTCGCGGTGCGCGTCGACCTCGTCGCCGGTGTACAGGTCGGGGTTCGCGTCGAACTCGAAGCGCATCCCGGTGCCCGCCGTGTACACCGACACCGTCAGGTCCTCCACCGGGCCCGCGGCCAGGTTGTGCACCGTCGAGGTGTGCTCGCCGAAGCACAGGTCGTAGTCGAACGCCTTCACGTTGATCATCGAGCCGAACAGCGGGCGATCGGTGCCCAGCAGCCGCAGGTCCCGGCGCAGGTCCTCGCCCCGGTACTGCTGGTGCTTGCGCACCTGCCGCACGGCCTTCGCGACCTGCGCGATCAGCTCGTCCCGGGTCGTCTCCGGGGTGACGGCCAGCCGCAGCGGCAGCACGTTCACCACCATGCCCGGCACCCGCGACGCCGCCGAACCGAGCCGCCCCATCACCGGCAGGCCCAGCACCACTTCGCGCCGGCCCGTCACCCGGTGCAGGTAGGCGGCGAACGCGGCGATGAACGCGTCCGGCCAGATCGTGCGGCTCTGCTGCGCGGCACCCGCCAACGCGTCCGCCGCACCCGAACCCACGTCGGCGACGCGGCGCACGAAGGTGCGCGCGGTGCGGCCCGACCGGCCCGCCAGCGTCGTCGCCTCCGGCTCGTCGGCGAACGACTCGCGCCAGAACCGCCGGTCCCGCTCGAACTTGTCCGACCCGCGGTAGTCCTGCTCCGCGTCGAGCAGCGCCGACAGCGGCTCGAACGGCGAATCCGCCGGCTTCTCGCCCGCGACCAGCGCCGAATAGGCCTCCGCGACCCGGCGCAGCACGATCGAGAAGCCGTAGCCGTCGATCGCCACGTGGTGGATCCGCTGGTACCAGAGCCAATGGTCGTCGGCGAGCTTCACCAGCGCCGCCGTGAACAACCTGCCCCGCTGCCCGCCGACCGTCAGGTCGACCGGTTCCGCCAGGTCCGCGCGCATCCACCTCAGCGCCGCCGCCAGCGGATCCGCGTCGCCGCTGACGTCCACGACCGGCAGGTCCAGGTGCCACGGCGGGTCGATCACCTGGCGCGGGCCGTCCGCCGCCTCCACCACCCGGATGCGCAGCGACTCCGCCTCGGCGAGCACCACGTTGAGCGCGTCCTCGAACAGCTCCGGCTCCACCGGGCCGTGGATCTCGACGTACTCGCTCGTGTTGTAGATCGGGTTCGCGCGGTCGAGGGCCTGCGCGAACCAGATCCCCGCCTGCGCGGCGGACAGCGGCAGCGACACGTCCAGAGGCTCCGGCATCGTTCTCCCCCACGGGACACGGACAAAGTAAGGCTAACCTTATTTCACCGTCCGCCGGGTGACCAGAACCCCTGCTGCGTGCGCTACCTCTCAGCGGGGAGGCGTCCACCCGGCGGTAACCACCCGAGCCCGTGGAGTGAACGGACCGTTCGTCCCATCTAGTTGGTCGAACGGTCCGTCGACTCGGGCTGCGCACCCGCGGCGGAGGACCTGGATCCGCCCGCCCCGGGAACGAGCGAACGGACCGTTCGCCCAATCCCGTTGGACGAACGGTCCGTTCACCGTCGAAGTCCTCCCACCCACCGCGCCGGACCATCGTCCGCGAGCACCGGGGTGAACGGACCGTTCGTCCCGTAGAACCGGACGAACGGTCCGTTCACCTGCGCGGGAGAGCTGTCAGCGGTCGTGCACCATCAACGCCGAGTTCTTGCCGGGCAGCCCGACCTCGCGGGCTCGGACGAAACCCGCCTTCCCGAACGCCGCCACCGACGCTCCGTTGTGGACGTTCGGCTCGGCGACGACCCGCGCGCATTCCGGATCCGCCGCCAGCAGGCCGTGAGCCACCGCCTCCAGCAGCGACGAGCCGAAACCGCGCCCGATGGCGTCCTTCTCCCCGATCGCGATGTGCACGCCGAGATCACGCGGGTGCAGCGGGTAGCAGGTGGCGAGCTTGTCGCGGACCACCCGGTACAGCTCGACGTAGGCGACGTCCCGCCCGTCGCGCCGCACGATGCACGGCACCGAGTGCTGCCCGCCGAGCTGTGCGCCGAGCTCGTCCCGCCAGCGCTGCAACGACCACGCCTGGTTCCAGTTGACCGCCACGTGGTCTTCGTTCATCCACCGGTGCACCAGCTCCGGGTCATCCGAGTCCAGCGCGACCGGCCGCAACGACCAGCCGTCGCCGAGTTCCGGGACCGGCACCCCGGGCACGCCGTCCGCGGCGGTGGCGCGCATCGGGTTCGGCACCTCGTAGCGCACGGGCGAGACCGCCACCTTGCCCTCGGCCAGGTAGCGCAGTCCGGAACCGTTGAGCACCGCCAGGTCGGTCAGGGTGGCGCTGTCGAGCCAATGCCGGATGACCCGCTCGGTGTCGGGGTAGGTGTCGGCGAGCGCGCCCAGCTCCTCGGCCAGCGCGACCAGCAGTTCCTGCTCGTCGGCGACTCCGCGCAGTCCGAACCGGCCGATGGCGGCCAGCGAGCGGCGGGTCAGCAGCCGGGCGGTCACCTCGGCCAGGTCGGCGCGCTCGTCGAGGTTGCGCAGCGCCGGCGTCACCGTGCTCTCCACGTGCGAGGCGAGCCAGCGCCGCGCCTCGTCCTGCGACGACACGCCCTGCCCGAGCACGTCGACCTCGTCGTTGCCCGTCAGCGGATCCACCGCGCCGGTGCGGACCGCGTCCAGCAGCCAGTCCAGCAGCGTGCCCGAACCTTCGGCGTTGATCGGGGCGTCCGCGGTGGCCCGGCCGCGTGCATCCGCCGAGCACGCCGCGGCCAGCAGCGCGGAGTCGGCGAGGTCACCGGAGTCCGCCACCCGGATCGGTCCGAACCCGTGCGCGCCGGTCGGTGAGCGGTAGGTGACCTCGGTGGTGAACCGCAGCGGCCCGATCGTCACCTTCAGCGAACCCGCTTCGATCGGGGTGTGCGTTTCCGCGAGCCACCTCCGCAACAACAGCGCCGCCCGCGGGTCCACCTGCACGTTCTCGGCCACACCTGTCACACGCCACCTCTTCACGCTGCGTTGGGAACGCCGACCCTAACTCAGCCGACCGGGTAAACGGACCTGCGTTCTCCGGTGCCCCCCGGTCACCGCCTTCGCGGAGTGAACGGACCGTTCGACCAACTAGATGGGACTAACGGTCCGTTCACCCGAAACCTCGCACGGCCGACCGGGTGAGACAGCTCCAGTGCCCGTCCCTCCACTCCGGGCGCCGGGTGAACGGACCGTTCGTCCAAGCGGATCGGACCAACGGTCCGTTCACCCCTGACGGCCGGCGGCAGCGGGGAGCTCCGAGCAGCATCGGCCGGAGTGAACGGACCGCTTGACCAACTAGATGGGACCAACGGTCCGTTCACTCCAGGACCGGCGGGGCGGGCGCGGCACTCGGCACCGCCCCGGCGCACCACGACAGCACCGGAGTGAACGGACCGTTCGACCAACTAGATCGGACGAACGGTCCGTTCACTCCGGAACGGGGGTCAGAGGACTCGGTCCAGGAACTCCCGCGTCCGCGCCTCCCGCGGCGCGAGCAGCACTTCCGCGGGCGGGCCCGATTCGACGACCAGGCCGTCGTCCAGGAACACCACGGAGTCCGCGACCTCCCGGGCGAAACCGATCTCGTGGGTGACGACGACCATGGTGAGCCCGCCGCGGGCGAGATCCTTCATCACGGCGAGCACTTCACCGACCAGCTGCGGGTCGAGCGCGCTGGTGGGTTCGTCGAACAGCAGCACCTTCGGTTCCACGGCGACGGCCCGCGCGATCGCCACCCGCTGCTGCTGTCCGCCGGAGAGCCGCCGCGGGTAGGAGTCGGCGTGCTCGGCGAGCCCGACGTCGCGCAACGCGGCCAGCGCCCGCACCGATGCGTCCTTCGTGGACAGTCGCCGCACGCCGACGAGCGCCTCGGCCACGTTGCCGAGCGCGGTCATGTGCGGGAACAGGTGGAACCCCTGGAAAACCATGCCGATCTCGGCGCGCTGCCGGGCGATGATCCGGTCCGGCAGTTCGTGCAGCTTGCCGCCCGCTTCCCGGTATCCGACGAGCGATCCGCCCACCTGCACCCGGCCGGCGTCGACCTTCTCCAGGTGGTTGATGCACCGCAGCAGCGTGCTCTTGCCGGAGCCGGACGGCCCGATGACGCAGGTGACGGACCCCTCGGCGACGGTGAGGTCGACGCCGCGCAGCACCGGCACCGGCCCGAAGCTCTTCCGCACGCCGCGGACATCGATCATCGCGGTCATCGCCCGCCTCCCAGGACTCGCCGCCACGACACCGGTTCCGCTTCGCTCCGGGTCCCGCGGGCGTAGTGCCGTTCGACGCGGTGCTGGGCGATGGTCAGCAGCGAGGTGACGATCAGGTACCAGGCGGTCGCGACCAGCAGCAGCGGAATCACCTGGTAGTTGCGGTTGTAGATCAGCTGCACCGAGTGCAGCAGGTCGTGCACGGCGATGACGCTGACGATCGAGGTGCCCTTCAACGTGCCGATGAGCATGTTCGCGGCGGGCGGCACGATGGCGCGCATCGCTTGCGGCAGCACGACGCGCCGCAGGATCCGGCCGCGCGTCATCCCCAGCGCCTGCGCCGATTCGGACTGCCCGGGGTCGACGGAGAGGATGCCACCGCGCACCACTTCCCCCGCGTAGGCCGCTTCGTGCAGCACGAGCCCGATCACCGCGGTCGTGACGCCGCCGAGCAAGTCCACCGTGCTGGTGGAGAACTCCCCCACACCGATCACCGGGTACAGCGCGCCGATGTTGAACCAGAACAGCAGCTGCACCAGCACCGGAACCGACCGGAAGAACCAGGTGTAGCCCCAGCTCACGGCGGCGAGCACCGGGTTCCCGGACAGCCGCAGCACCGCCAGCACGGTGCCGAGCGCGAACCCGAGCACCATCGTCACCGCGGTGAGCCACACCGTCAGCCACAACCCGTGCAACACCGCGGGCGTGGCGAAGTAGGCGCCGACGACGTTCCACTGGAAGTTCGGGTTCGTCGCCACCGAGAACACCGCGCCGGCCAGCAGCGCCAGCACGAGCACCGCGGCCGCCCAGCGGAACGGGCGGCGCAGCGGCACCACTTCGGGGACGTCCGCGACGGGCGTCGGGACGACTCGCAGTTCGGACATGATCTCCCTCCTGTGCAAGGGAATCGGGAGTTCGAACATCCATCCCGCGCCGAGTCCGGTCAAGACCGCGCCCTCCCCGTCCCACCCTGTGGCCACCGTTGACACCTCCGGTCGAACCCGGTGAAGCTCGTCGCGTGCCCGCCCGTACGTGCTTGGTCGCGCGAACTCACATCGACCTCGGCCTGGTGTGGTCGGCGTCCTGTCGACGCCACCGCTGAACCCAGGCCCGCCGCGCCCCGCCCTCGGTTTCCGGGGCGCTCCACCGATTCCCGCCGCCCGGTGCGGCGCGGAAGGGGACCACCATGCGCATCGGACACCGCGTGGCGACCGCGTTCGCCCTGCTGTTGAGCGGAGTTCTGCTCACCGCCTGCGGGCCCGCACCCGATCCGGACGCGGTCGCGCCGGGCCTGGACGCGCAGGCCGACGTCGTCTCCGGCGTCCGGCGCAGCGAGGCGGCGGCCGCGCTGCTGCCCGCGCGGATCCGCGACGGCGGGGTGCTGCGCATCGGCCGTTCCGTCGGCGGAGCACCGCCGACCGCGTTCTACCTGGCGGACGGCAGCACGGCGGTCGGCCTCGACGTCGACCTCACCGAGGCGGTGGCCCGCAAGCTCGGCCTGCGGGTGGCAGCGCAGGACGCCGCGTTCGAGACGATCCTGCCCGCGCTGGGCAGCGGCAAGTACGACGCCGGCACCGGGAACTTCGGCGTCACCGAGGAGCGCAAGCGCACCATCGAC includes:
- a CDS encoding GNAT family N-acetyltransferase; this encodes MTGVAENVQVDPRAALLLRRWLAETHTPIEAGSLKVTIGPLRFTTEVTYRSPTGAHGFGPIRVADSGDLADSALLAAACSADARGRATADAPINAEGSGTLLDWLLDAVRTGAVDPLTGNDEVDVLGQGVSSQDEARRWLASHVESTVTPALRNLDERADLAEVTARLLTRRSLAAIGRFGLRGVADEQELLVALAEELGALADTYPDTERVIRHWLDSATLTDLAVLNGSGLRYLAEGKVAVSPVRYEVPNPMRATAADGVPGVPVPELGDGWSLRPVALDSDDPELVHRWMNEDHVAVNWNQAWSLQRWRDELGAQLGGQHSVPCIVRRDGRDVAYVELYRVVRDKLATCYPLHPRDLGVHIAIGEKDAIGRGFGSSLLEAVAHGLLAADPECARVVAEPNVHNGASVAAFGKAGFVRAREVGLPGKNSALMVHDR
- a CDS encoding amino acid ABC transporter permease; this encodes MSELRVVPTPVADVPEVVPLRRPFRWAAAVLVLALLAGAVFSVATNPNFQWNVVGAYFATPAVLHGLWLTVWLTAVTMVLGFALGTVLAVLRLSGNPVLAAVSWGYTWFFRSVPVLVQLLFWFNIGALYPVIGVGEFSTSTVDLLGGVTTAVIGLVLHEAAYAGEVVRGGILSVDPGQSESAQALGMTRGRILRRVVLPQAMRAIVPPAANMLIGTLKGTSIVSVIAVHDLLHSVQLIYNRNYQVIPLLLVATAWYLIVTSLLTIAQHRVERHYARGTRSEAEPVSWRRVLGGGR
- a CDS encoding amino acid ABC transporter ATP-binding protein, translated to MTAMIDVRGVRKSFGPVPVLRGVDLTVAEGSVTCVIGPSGSGKSTLLRCINHLEKVDAGRVQVGGSLVGYREAGGKLHELPDRIIARQRAEIGMVFQGFHLFPHMTALGNVAEALVGVRRLSTKDASVRALAALRDVGLAEHADSYPRRLSGGQQQRVAIARAVAVEPKVLLFDEPTSALDPQLVGEVLAVMKDLARGGLTMVVVTHEIGFAREVADSVVFLDDGLVVESGPPAEVLLAPREARTREFLDRVL